In one Streptomyces sp. NBC_01241 genomic region, the following are encoded:
- a CDS encoding DUF501 domain-containing protein, whose product METPPPQTESTAPTEADIAAFQQQLGRPPRGLRAIAHRCPCGNPDVVETQPRLEDGTPFPTTYYLTCPRAASAIGTLEANGVMKEMTERLGTDPELAAAYRAAHEDYIARRDAIEVLEGFPSAGGMPDRVKCLHVLVGHSLAAGPGVNPLGDEAIAMLPEWWRKGPCVSPCGAPDEG is encoded by the coding sequence ATGGAAACCCCCCCTCCGCAGACCGAGTCCACCGCGCCCACCGAGGCGGACATCGCCGCGTTCCAGCAGCAGCTGGGCCGCCCGCCGCGCGGGCTGCGCGCGATCGCGCACCGCTGCCCGTGCGGCAACCCGGACGTGGTCGAGACGCAGCCCCGGCTGGAGGACGGTACGCCGTTCCCGACGACGTACTACCTGACCTGCCCGCGTGCCGCGTCCGCGATCGGCACGCTGGAGGCGAACGGGGTCATGAAGGAGATGACCGAGCGCCTCGGTACGGACCCCGAGCTGGCCGCCGCGTACCGGGCCGCGCACGAGGACTACATCGCCCGGCGCGACGCCATCGAGGTGCTGGAGGGCTTCCCGAGCGCGGGGGGCATGCCGGACCGGGTGAAGTGCCTGCACGTGCTGGTCGGGCACTCGCTGGCCGCGGGGCCCGGGGTGAACCCGCTGGGCGACGAGGCGATCGCGATGCTGCCGGAGTGGTGGCGCAAGGGGCCGTGCGTTTCGCCGTGCGGCGCGCCGGACGAGGGCTGA
- a CDS encoding FtsB family cell division protein — MAAKDRDRFSTATRLRLLGEQTAARVYRSQNRRQARRSRLTGRAAFLALVVCSLVVALAYPMRQYVSQRDEIADQERLAQEARARTEELRDEKARLQDDAYVRQLARKHLHYLLPGETGYTVIDPDAVKERNGETDDSDRPWHSNLWDGVDSADRD; from the coding sequence ATGGCCGCGAAGGACCGGGACCGGTTCTCCACCGCGACCCGGCTGCGGCTGCTCGGCGAGCAGACCGCCGCCCGTGTCTACCGGTCGCAGAACCGCCGCCAGGCCCGCCGCTCCCGGCTCACCGGCCGGGCGGCCTTCCTCGCCCTCGTCGTCTGCTCCCTGGTGGTGGCGCTCGCATACCCGATGCGGCAGTACGTCTCGCAGCGGGACGAGATCGCCGACCAGGAGCGACTGGCGCAGGAGGCCCGCGCCCGCACCGAGGAGCTGCGCGACGAGAAGGCGCGCCTCCAGGACGACGCGTACGTCAGGCAGCTGGCACGCAAGCACCTGCACTACCTTCTTCCCGGGGAGACCGGTTACACGGTGATCGACCCCGACGCGGTCAAGGAGCGCAACGGCGAGACGGACGATTCCGACCGGCCGTGGCACTCCAACCTCTGGGACGGCGTCGACAGCGCCGACCGCGACTGA
- a CDS encoding exopolyphosphatase — MTRVAAIDCGTNSIRLLVADADPSTGELVELDRRMEIVRLGQGVDRTGRLAPEALERTFAVCRQYAEVIEEHGARKIRFVATSASRDAENRDEFVRGVLDILGVEPEVISGDEEAEFSFIGATKELMGRDHFEKPYLVVDIGGGSTEFVVRDDHVRAARSVDMGCVRMTERHLVHDGVVSDPPTPEEIAAIRADIDAALDLAEESVPLTGAATLVGLAGTVTTVAAIALGLDAYDSEAIHHSRISLDQVQEITGRLLASTHAERAAIGAMHPGRVDVITSGALILLAVMKRTGAREVVVSEHDILDGIGWSVA; from the coding sequence ATGACCCGCGTGGCCGCCATCGACTGCGGTACCAACTCCATCCGTCTGCTCGTCGCCGACGCGGACCCGTCCACCGGTGAGCTCGTCGAGCTCGACCGGCGGATGGAGATCGTCCGCCTCGGGCAGGGCGTCGACCGCACCGGCCGGCTCGCGCCCGAGGCGTTGGAGCGGACCTTCGCCGTCTGCCGCCAGTACGCGGAGGTGATCGAGGAGCACGGCGCGCGGAAGATCCGCTTCGTCGCCACCTCCGCCTCCCGCGACGCGGAGAACAGGGACGAGTTCGTCCGCGGCGTGCTGGACATCCTGGGCGTCGAGCCCGAGGTGATCAGCGGTGACGAGGAGGCGGAGTTCTCCTTCATCGGCGCCACCAAGGAGCTCATGGGCCGCGACCACTTCGAGAAGCCGTATCTCGTTGTGGACATCGGCGGCGGCTCCACCGAGTTCGTCGTCCGCGACGACCATGTGCGGGCCGCGCGTTCCGTGGACATGGGGTGCGTCCGGATGACCGAGCGGCACCTCGTGCACGACGGCGTCGTGAGCGATCCGCCGACCCCCGAGGAGATCGCCGCGATCCGCGCCGACATCGACGCGGCCCTCGACCTCGCCGAGGAGAGCGTCCCGCTCACCGGGGCCGCCACCCTCGTCGGCCTCGCCGGGACGGTCACCACCGTCGCCGCGATCGCCCTGGGGCTCGACGCGTACGACTCCGAGGCGATCCACCACTCCCGGATCTCCCTCGACCAGGTCCAGGAGATCACCGGACGGCTCCTCGCCTCCACCCACGCCGAGCGTGCCGCGATCGGCGCCATGCATCCGGGACGGGTCGATGTGATCACCTCCGGGGCGCTGATCCTGCTTGCCGTGATGAAGCGGACCGGGGCCCGGGAAGTCGTCGTCAGCGAGCACGACATCCTCGACGGAATCGGCTGGTCGGTCGCGTAG